The following are encoded in a window of Telmatobacter sp. DSM 110680 genomic DNA:
- a CDS encoding ABC transporter permease, protein MFKRKRSAEDFAEEIKAHLELEADDLRGEGLSEEESQRRARVEFGSQVAAQESFHRRGRWQALDNLARDLRFSLRSLLKSPGFAFTAILTVALGVGANTAVFSVMNAVLLKSLPVADPQTLVYLRTSDQPRGTGTVDTNETMSYPVYDTLRKQTSAFSSLIAYVPLSGSKVAVRVGSQPEEAEGDMVSGAFFSGLGVNLPLGRGFTAEDEANHAPLSVISYNYWTRRFARSPGVLGQTLFVNGVPTTIIGVSAQGFEGLEPGGSTDFWIPLQNRRELNAWGNPLDDGKLYIENPKWWCLRLIARLAPGVSKTQAIAQLQAVFRSASRIGLGSPMQGEKPLTLSFTDAKNFPGYDQMYGNPLRILMAMVGLVLLIALANVAMLLAARNAARQREFSVRQALGAGRGELFRQLLTESLILVTAGGALAWAFAMMAARLLANWAQIESSLAPDRTVLLFTMGVLVVAAVLFGLAPMRVALAGRAELAIRTSAATSNTNAGKSRTGKIIVALQMAMCVVLLVGAGLLIRTLRNLENTPLGMRVDGLVVFGVNPDIPSLAAGRTFYRDLISKLRILPGVESVTVMEERLGSGWSDNSAMMVDGRLPDVPNGGDRTVRSNVAGPDFFTTLGIPVLEGRDFADSDTVNSPPVGIINEEFAKRFLAGQNPLGHHIGTDDGRYTMTVIGVVKDHKYRSIDETPIPMAWYMSAQIPMVGPMSVEMRVKGAPLAILPTAQKVVQQLDPNLPLIKPMTQRDQFNTTISSQLMFARLAEFFGLLAVVLVATGLYGTLSYRVNRRTAEIGVRMAMGAGRGQVVWMILRDSLTLTAIGIVAGIPLAMFVGRALMSSLYGVKPLDSVTYMLAVVGVTLVALLASAVPASRAASVDPLRALRTD, encoded by the coding sequence ATGTTCAAGCGCAAACGTTCCGCCGAAGACTTTGCCGAAGAGATCAAGGCCCATCTCGAACTCGAAGCCGATGATCTGCGAGGCGAAGGGCTAAGTGAGGAAGAATCCCAGCGCCGCGCCCGTGTCGAATTCGGCAGCCAGGTCGCAGCGCAAGAGAGCTTTCATCGCAGGGGCCGCTGGCAGGCTCTCGACAACTTAGCTCGCGATCTACGCTTCAGCCTGCGCTCGCTCTTGAAGAGCCCGGGCTTTGCGTTCACAGCCATACTAACCGTGGCGCTCGGCGTAGGCGCCAACACTGCGGTCTTCAGCGTTATGAACGCTGTATTGCTTAAGTCGCTGCCCGTCGCGGATCCGCAGACACTCGTCTATCTCAGGACGTCGGACCAGCCGCGCGGAACGGGCACCGTCGACACCAACGAGACGATGTCCTATCCCGTCTATGACACCTTGCGCAAGCAAACTAGCGCCTTCTCATCGCTCATCGCCTATGTGCCTCTCTCCGGCAGCAAAGTCGCTGTTCGCGTTGGCTCGCAACCGGAAGAAGCCGAAGGCGACATGGTGAGCGGCGCCTTCTTCTCCGGCCTCGGTGTAAACCTGCCTCTCGGTCGCGGCTTCACCGCCGAGGATGAAGCCAATCACGCTCCGCTCTCTGTCATAAGCTACAACTACTGGACGCGTCGCTTTGCGCGCAGCCCCGGCGTTCTCGGTCAAACTCTTTTCGTCAACGGTGTGCCTACAACGATCATCGGCGTCTCCGCCCAGGGATTCGAGGGTCTGGAGCCCGGCGGCTCGACAGACTTCTGGATTCCATTGCAGAACAGGCGCGAACTCAACGCCTGGGGCAATCCTCTCGATGACGGCAAACTTTACATCGAAAATCCAAAATGGTGGTGCCTTCGTCTTATTGCGCGCCTCGCACCCGGCGTCAGCAAAACTCAGGCAATCGCGCAACTACAGGCAGTATTCCGGTCTGCTTCCCGCATCGGGCTGGGCTCGCCGATGCAAGGCGAGAAGCCGCTCACACTGAGCTTCACTGATGCCAAAAATTTCCCGGGCTATGACCAGATGTACGGTAATCCGCTGCGCATTCTCATGGCGATGGTCGGTCTCGTGCTGCTTATTGCTCTGGCCAACGTGGCCATGCTGCTCGCAGCCAGAAACGCAGCGCGCCAGCGCGAGTTCTCAGTTCGCCAGGCGCTCGGTGCCGGACGCGGCGAACTGTTTCGTCAATTGTTAACCGAGAGCCTCATCCTTGTTACCGCCGGGGGCGCGCTCGCATGGGCTTTCGCCATGATGGCCGCGCGACTGCTCGCCAACTGGGCGCAGATCGAATCCAGCCTCGCTCCCGACCGCACAGTTCTGCTCTTCACCATGGGCGTTCTTGTTGTCGCCGCCGTGCTCTTCGGCTTAGCTCCCATGCGCGTCGCTCTCGCCGGACGCGCGGAGCTTGCCATCCGAACCTCAGCAGCAACCTCCAACACCAACGCCGGTAAGTCGCGCACCGGCAAAATCATCGTCGCTCTGCAGATGGCCATGTGCGTTGTGCTTCTTGTCGGCGCCGGCCTTCTCATTCGCACCCTGCGCAATCTTGAGAACACACCCCTTGGCATGCGCGTCGACGGCCTCGTCGTCTTCGGCGTCAATCCAGACATACCGTCTCTCGCCGCAGGCAGGACGTTTTATCGCGATCTGATTTCGAAGTTGCGAATCTTGCCCGGCGTCGAGTCGGTGACGGTTATGGAAGAGCGGCTTGGGTCCGGCTGGTCCGACAACAGCGCCATGATGGTCGATGGACGACTGCCCGATGTCCCCAACGGCGGCGACCGCACCGTGCGCAGCAACGTGGCGGGTCCTGACTTCTTCACGACCCTCGGCATACCCGTTCTCGAAGGCCGCGATTTCGCTGACTCCGACACGGTGAACTCTCCGCCCGTGGGCATCATCAACGAAGAATTTGCAAAGCGGTTTCTGGCCGGTCAGAATCCACTCGGCCACCACATCGGCACAGATGACGGGCGCTACACCATGACTGTGATCGGCGTCGTCAAAGATCACAAGTACCGCAGCATCGACGAAACGCCCATTCCCATGGCCTGGTATATGTCCGCGCAGATTCCCATGGTCGGCCCGATGAGCGTGGAAATGCGCGTCAAGGGCGCCCCGCTTGCCATCCTCCCCACCGCGCAGAAAGTCGTGCAGCAACTGGATCCGAACCTGCCGCTGATCAAGCCGATGACGCAGCGCGACCAATTCAACACCACCATTTCCAGCCAGCTCATGTTCGCGCGCCTGGCTGAATTCTTTGGCCTGCTCGCCGTCGTCCTCGTCGCCACCGGCCTTTACGGAACCCTGTCGTATCGCGTCAATCGCCGCACTGCGGAGATTGGCGTGCGCATGGCCATGGGTGCCGGCCGCGGCCAGGTTGTGTGGATGATTCTGCGCGACAGCCTTACCCTCACCGCCATCGGCATCGTTGCAGGCATTCCCCTCGCCATGTTCGTCGGACGCGCTCTCATGTCTTCACTCTATGGCGTCAAGCCGCTCGATTCGGTCACCTACATGCTGGCCGTCGTCGGAGTTACACTCGTCGCGCTGCTCGCCAGCGCAGTGCCCGCAAGCCGCGCTGCCAGCGTCGATCCACTCAGAGCCCTGCGCACGGACTAG
- a CDS encoding zinc ribbon domain-containing protein produces MYCSKCGAENSQGTSFCSRCGHPTASLLDTQPAEAAELNKYQLTIRRLSRYWYLFAGLNLVLGAMGLFAVQTGISMHVGPWEPWPHPYLWDWVLVGGMGWTLLTLRVAFAVASGWGLSRLTDWSRVVTLVAAGFAFLDFPIGFALAIYTFCVLHGKHHGHLFSRLGVNRMAIGIR; encoded by the coding sequence ATGTACTGCAGCAAGTGTGGTGCTGAGAATTCGCAGGGAACGAGCTTCTGCTCGCGTTGCGGGCATCCAACTGCCAGCCTTTTGGACACGCAACCAGCTGAAGCGGCGGAGTTGAACAAGTATCAACTTACGATCCGAAGACTCAGCCGTTACTGGTATCTATTTGCAGGTTTGAATCTGGTGCTCGGTGCAATGGGACTTTTCGCTGTTCAAACTGGAATATCGATGCATGTGGGGCCTTGGGAGCCCTGGCCACATCCATATCTCTGGGACTGGGTGCTGGTGGGCGGGATGGGCTGGACCCTTCTTACGTTGCGTGTTGCCTTCGCGGTTGCATCTGGATGGGGATTAAGTCGTCTGACAGATTGGAGCAGGGTTGTGACTTTAGTCGCGGCGGGTTTCGCATTTCTTGACTTCCCGATTGGATTCGCATTGGCGATTTATACATTCTGTGTCTTACATGGGAAGCATCACGGTCATCTGTTTTCCCGACTTGGCGTAAACCGCATGGCCATTGGAATTCGATAA
- a CDS encoding tetratricopeptide repeat protein encodes MGLLTHLFYPWGLLLQAAAIIHFIRRRPDTYWLYIILFLGPIGAIVYLFAEVFPDVGLLNQSFKGISRRKRIAALELTIHDNPSAGNYEELGELCMDDGQLARAREAFNKAIAARLNTLDCFYRRGVCAVLLGDAAAALPDLEKTVAKEPNYDFNRAPALLAQAYALTGEKEKAEELFRRATALSTSSETYLNFADLLASEGKNAEAREWAQKVLDKEPTMPRYLRRRERPWSRRARKLMKKLKTAA; translated from the coding sequence ATGGGACTGTTAACGCACCTCTTTTATCCATGGGGACTGCTGCTCCAGGCTGCAGCGATTATTCATTTCATTCGCCGACGGCCGGACACCTATTGGCTCTACATCATCCTTTTTCTCGGACCGATCGGGGCGATTGTGTATCTCTTCGCCGAGGTCTTTCCGGATGTGGGCCTGCTGAACCAATCGTTCAAGGGCATCTCACGTCGTAAGCGCATTGCGGCATTAGAACTCACGATTCACGACAATCCTTCCGCTGGCAATTACGAAGAATTGGGCGAACTCTGCATGGACGATGGGCAGCTCGCGCGGGCTCGCGAAGCCTTCAATAAAGCCATAGCAGCGCGTCTGAACACGCTCGATTGCTTTTACCGGCGCGGCGTGTGCGCCGTGCTGCTGGGGGATGCTGCCGCTGCTCTTCCCGACCTCGAAAAGACCGTGGCTAAGGAGCCGAACTACGACTTCAATCGCGCACCCGCTCTGCTGGCACAGGCATACGCGCTGACCGGTGAGAAAGAAAAAGCCGAGGAACTCTTTCGACGCGCAACCGCCCTTTCCACCTCATCTGAAACGTATTTGAATTTCGCGGATTTGCTGGCATCGGAGGGCAAAAACGCGGAGGCGCGCGAGTGGGCACAGAAAGTGCTGGACAAGGAACCGACGATGCCACGCTACCTGCGTCGGCGTGAACGCCCGTGGTCCAGACGGGCGCGAAAGCTGATGAAGAAGCTGAAGACCGCGGCCTGA
- a CDS encoding PadR family transcriptional regulator: MPTQENNDERIALLQGTLDILILKTLILGPCHGQGVARSIQRQSEEVLFVDHGSLYLALQRLEDKKLIQAKWGTSENNRKARFYSLTAKGRAELLEKTSQWKRLTRAMDLILDPAADLQGEEA; the protein is encoded by the coding sequence ATGCCGACCCAAGAGAATAACGACGAACGCATTGCCCTCCTCCAAGGCACTCTCGACATTCTGATCCTCAAAACCCTCATCCTTGGCCCGTGCCACGGCCAGGGTGTAGCGCGTTCCATTCAGCGCCAGTCGGAGGAAGTCCTGTTCGTCGATCATGGATCGCTGTATCTCGCTCTTCAGAGACTCGAAGACAAGAAGCTCATCCAGGCCAAGTGGGGCACTAGCGAAAACAATCGCAAAGCCCGCTTCTATTCGCTCACCGCCAAGGGTCGGGCCGAACTACTCGAAAAAACTTCGCAGTGGAAGCGCCTTACCCGCGCCATGGACCTCATTCTTGACCCCGCAGCCGATCTACAAGGCGAGGAGGCCTAG
- a CDS encoding PBP1A family penicillin-binding protein gives MAAPPAHSVPSSGLGRTHRLRPEPVPPPLFRRRKVAGKVAFLILLLLAVTTGSLAGLMLVFSVNLPQINDLERYRPSTMTDLYDTKGRIIGSFALEKRIVINYEDFAPVLRQAVVSIEDKNFDSHWGINVFRIAGALWHDIRSHGRAQGASTLTMQLARNLFLSADRTAARKAQEAYLAIQIERAFTKEQIFTLYGNQIYLGSGMYGFEAASQFYFSKHAKDLNLTEAALLAGLPKGPVAYSPLINPEKALRRRNLVLSEMESDGVITHQQAEQGRRAPLGLKINQPEMSVAPWFQEEVRRELEKKFGAEQVHEAGLRVDTTLDLDLQKTANKALTDGLAAYERRHGWKGKIENVLSNSTLEDYRHPDWAMATHAGDYVHALVTQALPLQIRARVGANEIVLLPEDWAWTGQRYGDSLVKPGDVIYVHLAATAEGPDQRATLEQDSGTQGAVFAMDNTTGDVLAMVGGRDYALSEFNRSTQAERQTGSSFKPYVYTTAIEEGAKPDDIIIDAPVTFGTYSPHNYENDYKGAMTLINAFAESRNIPAVKLAARVGIHKVIDMAHRFGVTSDIPAYLPIALGAAEITLQEQVTSYSVFPNDGIRVKPRLIRKVTNADGITLWEDAPAVDEIISQQTARTMMALFRAVTSHGTGAQVAQMNHPLGGKTGTTSDYTDAWFMGFSPSVTCGVWVGYDSRQSLGEKETGAKAALPIWMEIMKTAIAGKDDEQFPGDAEQQPMQKAAIVQPAKPSGSGTPLRPNVSVPQPEITAKPVAKSPEPSVASTSIP, from the coding sequence TTGGCTGCCCCTCCTGCACACTCGGTTCCTTCGAGCGGCCTTGGCCGCACCCATCGCCTGCGCCCCGAGCCTGTTCCGCCTCCCCTGTTTCGCCGCCGCAAAGTTGCCGGCAAAGTGGCGTTTCTGATTCTGCTGCTGCTTGCGGTTACCACCGGGTCGCTCGCCGGGCTCATGCTCGTCTTCTCGGTCAATCTTCCTCAGATCAACGACCTCGAACGCTACCGCCCTTCCACGATGACCGACCTCTACGACACCAAAGGTCGCATCATAGGTTCCTTCGCTCTCGAAAAACGCATCGTCATTAATTACGAGGACTTCGCGCCCGTCCTGCGCCAGGCCGTGGTCTCCATCGAAGACAAGAACTTCGATTCCCACTGGGGCATCAACGTCTTCCGCATCGCCGGTGCGCTGTGGCACGACATTCGTTCCCACGGTCGCGCACAGGGAGCTTCCACGCTCACGATGCAGTTGGCGCGCAATCTATTCCTCTCGGCGGATCGCACCGCCGCCCGCAAAGCGCAGGAAGCCTATCTCGCCATTCAGATTGAGCGCGCCTTCACCAAGGAACAGATCTTTACCCTCTACGGCAACCAGATCTACCTCGGCAGCGGTATGTATGGCTTTGAGGCCGCGTCGCAGTTTTACTTCAGTAAGCACGCGAAAGACCTCAATCTGACTGAAGCCGCGTTGCTCGCCGGCTTGCCCAAAGGGCCTGTAGCTTACTCGCCGCTCATCAATCCTGAAAAAGCTTTGCGCCGCCGCAACCTCGTCCTCAGCGAAATGGAGTCCGACGGTGTAATCACCCATCAGCAGGCTGAGCAGGGACGCCGCGCGCCTCTGGGCCTGAAAATCAACCAGCCCGAGATGTCTGTTGCGCCCTGGTTTCAGGAAGAAGTGCGCCGAGAACTGGAAAAGAAGTTCGGCGCGGAGCAGGTGCATGAAGCGGGCCTCCGCGTTGACACCACCCTCGATCTCGATTTGCAGAAGACCGCCAACAAAGCCCTCACTGATGGACTCGCCGCATACGAGCGTCGCCACGGATGGAAGGGCAAGATCGAGAATGTCCTCTCCAACTCGACGCTGGAAGACTACCGACATCCTGACTGGGCCATGGCCACCCACGCAGGCGACTATGTCCACGCTCTTGTCACCCAGGCCCTGCCGCTTCAGATTCGCGCGCGCGTTGGCGCCAACGAGATCGTTCTCCTTCCTGAAGATTGGGCGTGGACCGGCCAGCGCTATGGCGACTCGCTCGTGAAACCCGGCGACGTCATCTACGTCCATCTCGCCGCCACGGCCGAAGGCCCTGACCAACGCGCGACCCTCGAGCAGGACTCCGGCACGCAGGGCGCCGTCTTCGCCATGGACAACACTACCGGCGACGTACTCGCCATGGTCGGCGGCCGCGACTATGCACTCTCTGAGTTCAACCGCTCCACCCAGGCTGAAAGACAAACCGGCTCCAGTTTCAAGCCCTACGTCTACACTACCGCGATTGAAGAGGGCGCGAAGCCGGACGACATTATCATTGACGCCCCTGTCACATTCGGCACCTACTCGCCCCACAATTACGAGAATGATTACAAGGGGGCGATGACGCTCATCAACGCCTTCGCCGAGTCGCGCAACATTCCTGCAGTCAAACTCGCCGCGCGCGTCGGCATCCACAAGGTTATCGATATGGCGCATCGCTTCGGCGTCACGTCAGATATCCCTGCCTATCTTCCCATCGCGCTTGGCGCAGCGGAGATCACGCTGCAAGAACAGGTAACTTCCTATTCCGTTTTCCCTAACGACGGCATCCGCGTAAAGCCGCGGCTCATCCGCAAAGTCACCAACGCTGATGGCATCACCCTATGGGAGGACGCCCCCGCCGTCGACGAAATCATCAGCCAGCAAACCGCGCGCACCATGATGGCGCTCTTCCGCGCCGTCACATCCCACGGCACGGGCGCGCAAGTCGCCCAGATGAATCACCCCTTGGGCGGCAAGACCGGTACGACCAGCGACTACACCGACGCTTGGTTTATGGGCTTTTCGCCATCCGTGACCTGCGGCGTCTGGGTCGGCTACGACAGCCGCCAGTCCCTCGGCGAAAAAGAAACTGGTGCGAAAGCCGCGTTGCCCATCTGGATGGAGATCATGAAAACGGCCATCGCCGGCAAAGACGATGAGCAATTCCCCGGCGATGCGGAACAGCAGCCGATGCAAAAAGCCGCCATCGTCCAGCCCGCAAAGCCGAGTGGTTCAGGCACGCCATTGCGTCCAAACGTTTCTGTGCCTCAGCCCGAAATAACTGCGAAGCCTGTTGCAAAGTCACCCGAGCCTAGTGTGGCGAGCACTTCCATTCCGTAG
- a CDS encoding serine/threonine-protein kinase, which produces MKESEGRTRILPMTTYEAGDTLDHYRIEAVVAHSGMAVLYRATDIEAGRQVAIKVPLAEMEADPVLLERFKREQEIGITLDHPGVVKTFADEDRSRLYMVIEWVDGRLLRTILNEEKKLPTERAVKITLGICDALDYMHKRGIVHRDLKPENVMVFDDDEIKLIDFGIAMKEDARRLTFVNVSSLLGTPDYISPEQVKGGRGDQRSDIYSVGIMLYEMLTGTVPFAGPNPLAVMNARVLNDVKPPRELNSEISPELEEILFRALEREPRHRYATASEMMWDLEHQEQVGVEPRGERPVKVAGRKINRKVLHYAAMAFVPLFLFALMLLLARR; this is translated from the coding sequence GTGAAAGAATCAGAGGGACGAACCCGCATACTGCCGATGACGACCTACGAAGCCGGAGATACCCTCGACCACTACCGCATTGAAGCGGTCGTTGCCCATTCCGGTATGGCGGTTCTCTATCGCGCAACCGATATAGAGGCGGGCAGGCAGGTCGCCATCAAGGTTCCACTCGCGGAGATGGAGGCCGACCCGGTTCTTCTGGAACGGTTCAAGCGTGAGCAGGAGATCGGCATTACGCTCGATCATCCAGGCGTCGTTAAGACCTTTGCCGACGAAGACCGAAGCCGCCTTTACATGGTTATCGAATGGGTTGACGGCCGCTTGCTGCGCACCATTTTGAACGAAGAGAAGAAACTCCCTACTGAACGGGCCGTGAAAATCACGCTCGGAATTTGTGATGCGCTTGATTACATGCATAAGCGCGGAATCGTCCATCGCGATTTGAAGCCGGAGAACGTGATGGTGTTCGATGACGACGAAATCAAGCTCATCGATTTCGGCATCGCCATGAAAGAAGATGCGCGCCGTCTAACCTTCGTCAATGTCTCCTCGCTGCTTGGCACTCCGGACTATATTTCTCCGGAGCAAGTAAAAGGCGGCCGGGGAGATCAGCGCAGCGATATCTACTCCGTGGGCATCATGCTCTACGAAATGCTTACGGGGACCGTACCTTTCGCAGGACCAAATCCACTCGCTGTCATGAATGCGCGTGTGCTGAACGACGTTAAGCCGCCTCGTGAATTGAATTCAGAAATTTCACCCGAACTGGAAGAGATTCTCTTTCGCGCCCTTGAGCGGGAGCCGCGCCATCGCTATGCCACCGCCAGCGAAATGATGTGGGATCTCGAACACCAGGAGCAGGTTGGCGTTGAACCTCGCGGCGAACGTCCGGTAAAGGTGGCTGGACGCAAGATCAATCGCAAGGTGCTGCACTACGCCGCAATGGCCTTTGTCCCGCTTTTCCTCTTCGCCCTCATGTTGCTGCTGGCTAGAAGATAA
- a CDS encoding alpha/beta hydrolase-fold protein produces MQRILRLLAACLCISWGFASTLLPAAQGPRGFHKHPPQETGFLNRRIQVGPFNYRYQVYVPEEWRPNDHKQWPVILFLHGRGERGSEGMWQTQIGLPEAIRDHPDRWPFIVVMAQCSLDRYWTDKEMLAMAMAELDAETAEFHGDAARTYLTGLSMGGYGAWELAKEHPQRWASIAIAAGGIFWSYAPDRWLQSSILPGEYAQAVERTPVWLFHGAEDNVVAPRQDELMYTALKTAGGHVRLWVYQGLKHDCWTRAFNEPELPRWLLMHRRDAREPAPFAERVSIPLHPPALKLTPAQLDSFAGEYVDKRGLVVVTVFRQGELLYQKNHYGEIAELAAESNSVLFYPNGSSLTRIAVEHDPQGRVSGLVLHDDRHEERWERMRAPLRSHSQPD; encoded by the coding sequence ATGCAGCGCATCCTGAGATTGCTCGCGGCCTGCCTCTGCATTTCCTGGGGATTCGCTTCCACATTGCTGCCCGCGGCGCAGGGTCCGAGAGGCTTTCACAAACATCCTCCCCAGGAGACAGGGTTCCTGAATCGCCGCATCCAGGTCGGCCCATTCAACTATCGCTACCAGGTTTACGTCCCCGAGGAGTGGCGCCCGAACGATCACAAGCAATGGCCTGTCATCCTTTTCCTGCACGGGCGCGGCGAGCGCGGGTCTGAAGGCATGTGGCAAACGCAGATCGGGCTACCGGAGGCGATTCGCGATCATCCTGATCGCTGGCCATTCATCGTGGTGATGGCGCAGTGTTCGCTGGATCGCTACTGGACCGACAAGGAGATGCTCGCCATGGCCATGGCGGAGCTTGATGCGGAGACTGCCGAGTTCCACGGCGATGCTGCGCGCACTTACCTTACCGGACTTTCGATGGGGGGTTACGGCGCATGGGAGCTTGCGAAAGAGCATCCACAGCGCTGGGCGTCGATAGCAATCGCCGCCGGGGGCATCTTCTGGAGCTATGCGCCGGATCGCTGGCTGCAGTCCTCGATCTTGCCCGGAGAATATGCGCAGGCAGTGGAACGCACGCCTGTGTGGCTGTTTCATGGCGCCGAAGATAATGTAGTTGCTCCTCGCCAAGACGAACTGATGTATACGGCGCTTAAAACAGCTGGCGGTCATGTACGGCTCTGGGTGTATCAAGGTCTGAAACACGATTGCTGGACGCGGGCCTTCAATGAGCCCGAGTTGCCTCGATGGCTTTTGATGCATCGGCGGGATGCTCGTGAGCCTGCTCCCTTCGCGGAGCGCGTTTCCATTCCACTTCATCCACCAGCACTGAAACTCACTCCGGCGCAACTGGATAGCTTCGCCGGGGAGTATGTCGACAAGCGGGGACTGGTGGTTGTGACGGTGTTTAGGCAGGGCGAACTGCTCTACCAGAAGAACCACTACGGGGAGATTGCGGAACTTGCAGCGGAGTCGAATTCGGTGCTGTTTTACCCAAACGGCAGCAGCCTGACTCGGATTGCGGTGGAACACGACCCTCAGGGACGGGTTTCCGGGCTGGTCTTGCACGACGATCGGCATGAAGAGCGTTGGGAACGAATGCGCGCCCCGCTGCGTAGTCATTCTCAGCCGGACTAA
- a CDS encoding winged helix-turn-helix domain-containing protein — translation MTDTGPVRRYRFGTFEADAVTGELRRQGIRIKLNAQPFQVLLMLLERPGEVLTREEIARALWSDGTFVDYDHGVNSAVNRIRDALGDTAGSPRYVETLARRGYRFVAPVESLAQEADSSLSSAPRNVEKEFEETEPGDLQSSIGNGILASPEELPRTSHKVVQALFLLLQFMYLGFYVGALTNLAEIEDLISPLPRATLILYGLIGTAAILIPVRAFVFCSALFRAPGVQRKFLKMWPGLLIADVAWALSPFLLMHHINAGLALACMALLVYAPFAQRSLMLMGAGRKKIDPSGKPAES, via the coding sequence ATGACAGACACCGGCCCAGTGCGGCGCTATCGTTTCGGAACCTTCGAGGCGGACGCGGTTACCGGGGAATTGCGTCGCCAGGGAATCCGCATCAAACTCAACGCCCAGCCCTTCCAGGTTCTCCTGATGCTGCTTGAGCGGCCCGGCGAAGTCCTCACCCGGGAGGAGATCGCCCGTGCTCTCTGGTCTGATGGCACCTTTGTTGATTACGACCACGGAGTCAATTCGGCCGTGAATCGCATTCGCGATGCTCTTGGCGACACTGCTGGCAGCCCGCGATATGTGGAGACACTCGCGCGGCGGGGATACCGATTTGTAGCTCCTGTTGAATCGCTTGCCCAAGAGGCAGATAGTTCGCTTTCCTCGGCGCCGCGCAATGTGGAAAAAGAATTCGAGGAAACAGAACCGGGAGACCTGCAATCTTCGATTGGCAACGGCATACTGGCCTCCCCGGAAGAACTACCCAGGACTTCGCACAAAGTGGTGCAGGCGCTCTTCCTTCTGCTGCAGTTCATGTATCTGGGTTTTTATGTCGGAGCGCTCACCAATCTGGCGGAGATTGAGGATCTAATCTCACCATTACCACGCGCGACGCTGATTCTCTACGGCTTGATCGGGACTGCGGCTATTTTGATTCCGGTCCGCGCCTTCGTTTTTTGCTCGGCGCTGTTTCGCGCCCCCGGCGTGCAGCGCAAATTCCTAAAGATGTGGCCTGGATTGCTGATTGCTGACGTAGCGTGGGCGCTGTCGCCATTTCTGTTGATGCATCACATTAACGCCGGGCTTGCGCTGGCATGCATGGCCCTGCTGGTTTATGCGCCATTTGCGCAGCGCTCCCTCATGCTTATGGGCGCTGGTCGGAAGAAGATCGACCCCTCTGGCAAACCTGCTGAGTCGTGA
- a CDS encoding CDP-alcohol phosphatidyltransferase family protein — translation MNATTTTFASARRINRSLTADMEKKALTWMAERAPAWVTSDRLTALGLLAQVGAGVFYGLSRYNELGLLGVIACLILNWFGDSMDGTLARVRNQQRPRYGFYVDHMVDIFGATALMGGLGFSGLVHWRVAVAMLIGFLLLSAESYLATYTLSCFQMSQGIFGPTEIRILLIIGNLALLRDRYATVMGHRYLLFDLGGTIAAAVMFGMAIMIAARHTSELYRQEPLG, via the coding sequence ATGAACGCGACAACTACGACGTTTGCATCCGCCCGGCGCATCAACCGTTCGCTTACTGCCGACATGGAAAAGAAAGCTCTTACTTGGATGGCTGAACGTGCGCCTGCGTGGGTTACCTCGGACCGGCTTACGGCGTTGGGGTTGCTGGCGCAGGTTGGTGCGGGAGTTTTCTACGGACTTTCACGTTACAACGAGCTGGGACTGCTCGGGGTAATCGCATGCCTGATTCTCAACTGGTTTGGCGACAGCATGGATGGCACGCTGGCGCGCGTGCGCAATCAGCAACGGCCGCGTTATGGGTTTTACGTCGATCACATGGTGGATATTTTTGGGGCCACAGCGCTGATGGGCGGGCTGGGATTTTCGGGATTAGTGCACTGGCGGGTAGCGGTGGCAATGTTAATCGGGTTTCTGCTGTTGTCGGCGGAGAGCTACCTTGCCACGTACACGCTTTCGTGTTTTCAAATGTCGCAGGGAATTTTTGGGCCTACGGAAATTCGGATTCTGCTGATCATTGGAAACCTGGCGCTGCTGCGCGACCGGTACGCGACGGTGATGGGACATCGCTATTTGTTATTCGACCTGGGCGGAACGATCGCCGCCGCGGTCATGTTCGGCATGGCGATAATGATTGCCGCGCGGCATACATCTGAACTTTACCGGCAGGAGCCGCTGGGTTGA